From Macaca fascicularis isolate 582-1 chromosome 14, T2T-MFA8v1.1, a single genomic window includes:
- the MMP7 gene encoding matrilysin — MAAMRLTVLCAVCLLPGSLALPLPREAGGMSELQWKQAQDYLKRFYLYDSETKNANSLEAKLKEMEKFFGLPITGMLNSRIIEIMQKPRCGVPDVAEYSLFPNSPKWTSKVVTYRIVSYTRDLPHFTVDRLVSKALNMWGKEIPLHFRKVVWGTADIMIGFARGAHGDPYPFDGPGNTLAHAFAPGPGLGGDAHFDEDERWTDGSSLGINFLYAATHELGHSLGMGHSSDPNAVMYPTYGNGDPQNFKLSQDDIKGIQKLYGKRSNSRKK; from the exons ATGGCAGCTATGCGACTCACCGTGCTATGTGCTGTGTGCCTGCTGCCTGGCAgcctggccctgccgctgcctCGGGAGGCGGGAGGCATGAGTGAGCTCCAGTGGAAACAGGCTCAG GACTATCTCAAGAGATTTTATCTCTAtgactcagaaacaaaaaatgcCAACAGTTTAGAAGCCAAACTCAAGGAGATGGAAAAATTCTTTGGCCTGCCTATAACTGGAATGTTAAACTCCCGCATCATAGAAATAATGCAGAAGCCCAGATGTGGAGTGCCAGATGTTGCAGAATACTCACTATTTCCAAATAGCCCAAAATGGACTTCCAAAGTAGTTACCTACAG GATTGTATCATATACTCGAGACTTACCGCATTTTACAGTGGATCGATTAGTGTCAAAGGCTTTAAACATGTGGGGCAAAGAGATCCCCCTGCATTTCAGGAAAGTTGTATGGGGAACTGCTGACATCATGATTGGCTTTGCACGAGGAG CTCATGGGGACCCATACCCGTTTGATGGGCCAGGAAACACGCTGGCTCATGCCTTTGCACCTGGGCCAGGTCTTGGAGGAGATGCTCACTTCGATGAGGATGAACGCTGGACGGATGGTAGCAGTCTAG GAATTAACTTCCTGTATGCTGCAACGCATGAACTTGGCCATTCTTTGGGTATGGGACATTCTTCTGATCCCAATGCAGTGATGTATCCGACCTATGGAAACGGAGATCCccaaaattttaaactttccCAGGATGATATTAAAGGCATTCAGAAACTATAtg